A genome region from Sceloporus undulatus isolate JIND9_A2432 ecotype Alabama chromosome 1, SceUnd_v1.1, whole genome shotgun sequence includes the following:
- the FLRT3 gene encoding leucine-rich repeat transmembrane protein FLRT3 — MISVTWNFILIWTKIGLLLKMAPHFVSAKSCPSACRCDAGFIYCNDRDLTSIPTGIPEDATTLYLQNNQINNAGIPSELKTLIKVERIYLYHNSLDEFPINLPKFVKELHLQENNIRTITYDSLSQIPYLEELHLDDNSVSAVSIEDGAFRDNIYLRLLFLSRNHLSTIPWGLPKTIEELRLDDNRISTISELSLQDLTNLKRLVLDGNLLSNHGLGEKVFMNLVNLTELSLVRNSLTSAPINLPGSNLRKLYLQENHINHVPPNAFAYLRQLYRLDMSNNNLSNLPQGVFDDLDNITQLFLRNNPWRCGCRMKWVRDWLQMLPVRVNVRGLMCQAPEKVRGMAIKDLNTELFDCKDDDMVSTVQNTASVPNTLYPVQGHWPVSVTRSPEIKTLNPHKNYRTTATPVQEIITIVVKSVSTETIHISWKVALPMTALRLSWLKMGHSPAFGSITETIVTGDRTDYLLTALEPDSPYRVCMVPMETSNIYMSDETPVCIETETAPLKMYNPTTTLNHEQEKEPYKNSSLPLAAIIGGAVALVAIALLALVCWYVHRNGSLFSRNCTYSKGRRRKDDYAEAGTKKDNSILEIRETSFQMISLNNDQVSKEEFVIHTIFPPNGMNLYKNNHSESSSNRSYRDSGIPDSDHSHS, encoded by the coding sequence ATGATCAGTGTAACCTGGAACTTCATCCTAATTTGGACAAAGATAGGGCTCTTGCTCAAAATGGCACCTCACTTTGTCAGTGCCAAATCATGCCCTTCAGCGTGCCGCTGTGACGCAGGATTCATTTACTGCAATGATCGTGACTTGACATCAATCCCTACTGGGATTCCAGAGGATGCTACAACCCTTTACCTTCAgaacaatcaaataaataatgctGGAATTCCATCTGAGCTAAAAACCTTGATCAAAGTGGAGAGAATTTATTTATACCACAACAGTTTGGATGAATTCCCTATCAACCTCCCAAAGTTTGTCAAGGAATTGCATTTACAAGAAAACAACATAAGGACAATTACTTATGATTCCCTTTCACAAATTCCTTATCTGGAAGAATTGCATTTGGATGATAATTCTGTTTCGGCGGTTAGTATTGAAGATGGAGCCTTCCGGGATAATATCTATCTCagacttcttttcctttctcgAAATCACCTTAGCACCATTCCCTGGGGCTTGCCTAAAACAATAGAAGAGCTGCGCTTGGATGATAATCGCATTTCAACCATTTCGGAGCTGTCCCTTCAAGACCTTACAAATCTAAAACGCCTCGTTTTAGATGGAAATCTCTTAAGCAATCATGGATTAGGAGAAAAAGTCTTCATGAACCTAGTCAATTTAACAGAACTCTCCCTGGTTCGTAATTCCCTTACATCAGCGCCAATAAATTTGCCAGGCTCAAATCTGAGAAAGCTTTATCTGCAAGAAAACCATATAAATCATGTGCCACCTAATGCTTTCGCATACCTACGACAGTTATATCGATTAGATATGTCAAACAACAATCTCAGTAATTTACCTCAGGGTGTCTTTGATGACCTGGACAATATAACCCAATTGTTCCTTCGCAACAACCCTTGGCGCTGTGGGTGCAGAATGAAATGGGTCCGTGACTGGTTGCAGATGTTGCCTGTCAGAGTTAATGTGCGCGGACTGATGTGTCAAGCACCAGAAAAAGTGCGTGGCATGGCCATCAAAGACCTCAACACAGAGCTGTTTGACTGCAAAGATGACGATATGGTAAGCACTGTCCAAAATACTGCTTCAGTACCAAACACTTTATACCCTGTACAAGGACACTGGCCGGTTTCTGTCACCAGATCACCTGAAATAAAGACTCTGAACCCACACAAAAACTACAGAACAACAGCTACCCCAGTACAGGAAATCATTACCATTGTTGTAAAATCTGTAAGCACTGAGACTATTCATATTTCTTGGAAAGTTGCACTACCCATGACTGCTTTAAGACTTAGCTGGCTCAAAATGGGCCACAGCCCTGCCTTTGGATCTATAACTGAAACAATTGTTACAGGAGACCGGACTGACTATCTGCTCACGGCCCTGGAGCCAGACTCACCCTATCGAGTATGCATGGTTCCCATGGAAACCAGTAACATCTATATGTCTGATGAAACGCCGGTGTGTATAGAGACTGAAACGGCACCCCTCAAAATGTACAACCCCACCACAACCCTCAACCACGAGCAAGAGAAAGAACCGTACAAAAATTCCAGTTTGCCCTTAGCTGCCATCATAGGAGGTGCAGTGGCACTAGTAGCTATAGCGCTGCTCGCTTTAGTCTGCTGGTATGTCCATAGGAACGGATCCTTGTTCTCGAGAAACTGTACGTACAGCAAAGGGCGGAGGAGAAAAGACGATTATGCTGAAGCTGGAACTAAGAAGGACAACTCCATCTTAGAAATCAGAGAGACTTCTTTTCAGATGATCTCTCTGAACAACGATCAAGTGTCCAAGGAGGAGTTTGTAATACACACCATATTCCCACCAAATGGAATGAATCTGTACAAGAACAACCATAGCGAAAGCAGCAGTAACAGAAGCTACAGAGACAGTGGTATACCCGACTCAGATCATTCACATTCATGA